One bacterium genomic window, AAATCGACCACCCGGAACCGTTCGTTCGGTGAATGGATGTTGTCATCGTTCTGTCCGAAACCGACGAAGATGGTGTCGATACCAAACGACTTCTTGAATTCACCGGCGACCGGGATCGATCCGCCCTCTTTCATGAAGACTGGAGTCTTGCCAAAGCCGGACTTAATAGCGCGGCCAGCGGCCTCCAGCCAGGGGCCATCGGTTGGGACAACGACAGCTTCGGCGCCGCCATGCTTGACGACATTGATCTTGACCGACTTCGGCGCGATCTTCTTCACATGCTTTTCGAATTTGTCCATGATGTCTTTGGGATGCATATCCGGAACGAGACGCATGGTGATCTTGGCGGAGGCAAATGATGGAATGATCGTTTTGCCGCCCTCGCCCTGATAACCGGAGGTCAGGCCATTGACATCGAGAGTCGGGCGAACCCAGGTGCGTTCATAGGTAGAGAAGCCCTTTTCGCCCTGAAGACCCGGGACGCCGATCGCTTTCTTGTAGTTGGCTTCGTTATACGGCAAACGCTTGAACTGCTGGCGCTCCCACTTGGTCGGCGCCTTGGCTTTTGCATAAAAACCGGGAATAGTGATCTTGCCATTCTTGTCGTGCAGTTGACCGATGATCCAGGTCAGAATATTGGCCGGGTTGGCGATGGCTCCGCCGAATGAGCCGGAGTGCAGGTCGCGGTTCGGACCGTAAACAAACAGCTCAACGGATGCGATCCCGCGGAGACCAAAAGTCACAGCCGGGAGATCTTTGTTGAACTGGGCGGTGTCAGAGACAACCACGATATCAGCGGCGAGTAACTTCTTCTGCTGTGCGATAAAAGCGGAGAGATTGGCGGTGCTCCCACCCTCTTCCTCACCCTCGATCAGGAATTTCACGTTCACGGGAAGCGTACCGTTGGCTCGCAGGTGAGCCTCGACTCCCTTGATATGGCAGAAAGTCTGCCCCTTGTCGTCGCAGGAACCGCGGCCATAAATATAACCTTCGCGAATCTCCGGCTTAAAGGGCGGTGATTTCCAGAGGTTGAACGGTTCAGCGGGCTGGACATCGTAATGACCGTAATAGAGAATGGTCGGCAGTTTTTTGTCGATCATCTTTTCGGCGTAAACGATCGGGTGCCCTTTGGTCGGATAAAGTGTGGCGGAAAGCCCGATGCTTTTCAGGTGATTGGTCAGCCAGTCGGCGCACGCCTGGATATCTCCCTTGTGCTCTGATTTAGCTGAAACCGATGGAAAACTCAAGAAGGTGAAGAGTTCATTGAGACGCTTCTGTTCGGTCTCTTTGAGAAAATCATAAGCGGTCATGATCTGTATTCCTCCAACCGTTGTAGTCAGTGTTGGAGCGAAATATAGAGGAGCAGGAGTGCGCTGTAAAGCCCGGATTAAGTCGATTGCTCGCGATCGGAGAACCAGGCAGCGGGGTTTTCTGCGAACTGGACGCAGGAGTTCAGGATCTTGGCATGCATCGATTCTTCGTGGATAAGCCAGGCGTAGAACTTCCGGATCTTTGGATTAGAGGAGCGTGCGACCTGCTCAGCGTAGAAGTCCTCAGCACCGTTCTCGAATTTGAGGGCTGTTTTGTAGGCCTCAATATCGGATATCGTCGGTTTGATTTCGTTGCGCAACTCGGCCAGACGGTCATTAAAGGCAACCAGACGCCGGTCGGCATCGCTTTCCTCGGTATCCGGGGCGTTTTCCCCTTCGGACTCCTCCAAAGACTGGTAAAACTCCTCGATTCGACGGATATGCTTGTCTTCTTCGGAGGCCAGAAATTCGAACGTCTGGCGGGCGGCTTTACCGGTAACGGTGGCAGCGGCCTCAGAAAAGAAGCGCTTGCCTTCCTGCTCAAGTTGAAGTGCTACTTTAAGCGGGTCGAGTAATTCATCTAACTGTTTTCTATCTGGCATAATCGGAACAACTTTCTCGTTAGAAGACGAAGCCTCAATAATCCTTACGGTTCAGGTAGAAAAGGGTGACCACCACAAGGACTGCGCCAAAAGCGCAACTGGTCCAGACTGGAATCCAGGATTCGACCGTCTGTCCGGTGGCCAAAGCGACGCCTACCCCGGCCATCTCTGAGGTCTTGGGGAGTATGTAGTAAACAGTATCAATGACCGCCGAGGCTATGTCTGAATTGAAGAACATCTTCATCGCCTCCCGGCCGGTCAGTATCGACTGGAAAATCCAGATCATGAAAGCGGAGACAATGACCAGCGCGGTTGAACCGCTAAAGACCCCGGCGGCGAAAGTAATACAAAGCCAGACGAGGATCTGCATCGCTCCAAACAGGATGAGTAGCAATATCCCGGGATCAAACAGCTTGTCCACCATGCTGAATGTCAGGTAGACCAGGAAGCTGGCAATCAGTACCGTGCTACCGTAGACCGTCCAGACGGAGCTCAGTTTCGACAAAAGGAGGAACCGCCGACTGACCGGTTTGGAGAGGAAATAATCGGCTCTCCCCCGTTCCAGCATGTGTGTGACCGAGGACGCCGAGGCCATGACCACGACGAAGATCAGGAAGGCCATGAACAGGTCGACCGCCTTGATGGCGCGATCGGTGGCCACATCGGCCAAACCCTGTACATCAGCGCCATCCACCTGCATCCGGACATCTATGCTGCGTGAGGCCGCCGCAAGCAGCATGGCGATAAGGGTCAGTACGGCGATCACCCAGATGATCTTCTGATCCTTCATTTCGGCAAGCGTATCGCGGGTCATGCCTCTCATACGGACTGCTCCTGTTTCCCGCGCACTGCCTCGAAAAACGACTGTTCGAGTGAGATCTTCACCGGCTTCACCGAAAGGATATTGATCCGCTTCATGCGGAGTTGGTCTATGACATAGTTGATATCCAGATCGTTTTGGAGTTCGAGGATCATCTTGTCAGACGAGATGGAGCGGATCTTCCCCATCTCTTCCGGAATTTCTATCAGGTTATCACCTATCGCAGCCTCGACCTCAAACTGACTCTGACGGACGGTCAGGGCGCTAACAGTCCCCACTTTGACGATTTGACCATGAGTCATGATTGCTACTCGGTCTGCCGCCTGCTCGACCTCCGAAAGGAGGTGCGAGTTAACGATAACGGTCTTTCCCGACGCCTTCAACCGCAGCAGGATTTCCCGAATCTCCACCTTTCCGACCGGGTCGATGCCGTCGGTTGGTTCATCGAGCATCAAAATATCGGGGTCGGCAATCAACGCCTGGGCGAGGCCGATCCGTTGGGTCATCCCTTTCGAGTACTTTTTGATCTTGGTGGTCGCCCATTTTTCCATCCCGACCATCGGGAGTAATCGACTTGTATTGGCATCAATATCAGATGCCGAAAGGCCGTAAAGTCGCCCGGTCGTGCGCAGGAGGTCTACTCCCGTCAGGTGGTTGGGAAATCGGTGATTTTCAGGGAGATAACCGATTCTGGCACGAGATTCCGGGTCCCTGGGAGGAAGTCCATTGATCATGGCCTCGCCCGAGTTTGCCCGGACAATGCCGAGTAAAACCTTGAAAAGGGTCGTTTTCCCGGCGCCATTAGGGCCGAGCAGCCCAAAAATCTCGCCATGCTGAATTTGGAGGTCGACCCTGTTCAGGGCCACGACATTCCCCTTCTTCAGGCGGGTATCGTAAATCTTGGTTAGTTCTGTAACTTCAATAACATTCATGGGTTTAGGGTCACGCTTAGCTCCCGCGTGACCGTCTAAAGTAGAGTGTTTAGCTCGGTAACACAACAACAAAAAAGCCGTCCAAGTCTTGACCTTTCTGGCGGTTGGGATGTATATTGGAATGATTTTCAGAAGCAAAATTCGAATTTTTTAGTATAATGAGCAGAATGAGACGGTATTGGCTAACAGCACTTTTGGTATTTCTCACCTCGCAGACATCCTTCGCTGAGCCAAGACTCCATATAGCGGGCAATCGGTTTGAATTCGGTACGACTCCTCAGGGGTCTACCGTGGTGCAGTATTTCTGGTTTAAGTCAGTTGGAACTGACACTGTGAAGATCACTGAAGTCAAGACCGGATGTTCCTGCACTTCAATGCCTTTGGAGAAAACCTCCCTCGCCCCGGGGGACTCGATGCAGGTAGGCGTTGTCTGGGAGATTGGAAAGAACATTACCGGCAGTGACGGAAAGTATCCGCGAATCTATGTTGAAGGGCAAACCGAGCCGGAGCGTATCTTTTTGACTGCGGACGCCACGATCTTTCCAGATTCGTCCCGGCCGATCTCGATCAAGCCCTTTCGGGCTGAGTTGACTCGGATGTCCGGCAGGTCGATCGATGAGATGAAAGTTACCTTGACCAACCATAGCACCCTTCCGGTTGCTTTGAAGATGGTCTCGCCGGAAATGCAGGAATTTGTTGTGAATATACCCGACTCCCTGCAACCGAATGAAACAGCGGTTGTTTTGGTGGGAGTTGCGGCGGAGTTCAAGGATAAAGAATTCAGCCGGTCGGTAACGTTGGCATATGATGGCGGCGCGGTTGGAGTGGTTGGAAGAATTACGATCCCGATCCGTCGGAAGATCATCTCCTGAT contains:
- a CDS encoding dipeptidase: MTAYDFLKETEQKRLNELFTFLSFPSVSAKSEHKGDIQACADWLTNHLKSIGLSATLYPTKGHPIVYAEKMIDKKLPTILYYGHYDVQPAEPFNLWKSPPFKPEIREGYIYGRGSCDDKGQTFCHIKGVEAHLRANGTLPVNVKFLIEGEEEGGSTANLSAFIAQQKKLLAADIVVVSDTAQFNKDLPAVTFGLRGIASVELFVYGPNRDLHSGSFGGAIANPANILTWIIGQLHDKNGKITIPGFYAKAKAPTKWERQQFKRLPYNEANYKKAIGVPGLQGEKGFSTYERTWVRPTLDVNGLTSGYQGEGGKTIIPSFASAKITMRLVPDMHPKDIMDKFEKHVKKIAPKSVKINVVKHGGAEAVVVPTDGPWLEAAGRAIKSGFGKTPVFMKEGGSIPVAGEFKKSFGIDTIFVGFGQNDDNIHSPNERFRVVDFERGCKTAVAIPLELSKVKA
- a CDS encoding ferritin family protein; translated protein: MPDRKQLDELLDPLKVALQLEQEGKRFFSEAAATVTGKAARQTFEFLASEEDKHIRRIEEFYQSLEESEGENAPDTEESDADRRLVAFNDRLAELRNEIKPTISDIEAYKTALKFENGAEDFYAEQVARSSNPKIRKFYAWLIHEESMHAKILNSCVQFAENPAAWFSDREQST
- a CDS encoding ABC transporter permease subunit, with amino-acid sequence MRGMTRDTLAEMKDQKIIWVIAVLTLIAMLLAAASRSIDVRMQVDGADVQGLADVATDRAIKAVDLFMAFLIFVVVMASASSVTHMLERGRADYFLSKPVSRRFLLLSKLSSVWTVYGSTVLIASFLVYLTFSMVDKLFDPGILLLILFGAMQILVWLCITFAAGVFSGSTALVIVSAFMIWIFQSILTGREAMKMFFNSDIASAVIDTVYYILPKTSEMAGVGVALATGQTVESWIPVWTSCAFGAVLVVVTLFYLNRKDY
- a CDS encoding ABC transporter ATP-binding protein; the encoded protein is MNVIEVTELTKIYDTRLKKGNVVALNRVDLQIQHGEIFGLLGPNGAGKTTLFKVLLGIVRANSGEAMINGLPPRDPESRARIGYLPENHRFPNHLTGVDLLRTTGRLYGLSASDIDANTSRLLPMVGMEKWATTKIKKYSKGMTQRIGLAQALIADPDILMLDEPTDGIDPVGKVEIREILLRLKASGKTVIVNSHLLSEVEQAADRVAIMTHGQIVKVGTVSALTVRQSQFEVEAAIGDNLIEIPEEMGKIRSISSDKMILELQNDLDINYVIDQLRMKRINILSVKPVKISLEQSFFEAVRGKQEQSV
- a CDS encoding DUF1573 domain-containing protein, with translation MSRMRRYWLTALLVFLTSQTSFAEPRLHIAGNRFEFGTTPQGSTVVQYFWFKSVGTDTVKITEVKTGCSCTSMPLEKTSLAPGDSMQVGVVWEIGKNITGSDGKYPRIYVEGQTEPERIFLTADATIFPDSSRPISIKPFRAELTRMSGRSIDEMKVTLTNHSTLPVALKMVSPEMQEFVVNIPDSLQPNETAVVLVGVAAEFKDKEFSRSVTLAYDGGAVGVVGRITIPIRRKIIS